A single Lolium perenne isolate Kyuss_39 chromosome 6, Kyuss_2.0, whole genome shotgun sequence DNA region contains:
- the LOC127305486 gene encoding aquaporin PIP2-5-like, with product MAAAEGKLSPDANVNGHVVSTKDYLDPPPTLLFDAGELGKWSLYRAVIAEFTATLLFVYVAIATVIGHKRQTDAAPCSGAGVLGIAWAFGGMIAVLVYCTAGISGGHINPAVTFALLLARKVSLPRALLYVLAQCLGAICGAALVRAVHGGRHYVLYGGGANELAPGYSRTAGLVAEALGTAVLVYTVFSATDPKRMARDSHVAVLAPLVIGFAVFMAHLATIPVTGTGINPARSFGAAVVYNGQKAWDEQWIFWVGPFVGAAVAMLYHQYVLRNGATKHSFGSNHDDVEA from the coding sequence ATGGCAGCAGCAGAGGGCAAGTTGAGTCCAGATGCCAACGTTAACGGCCATGTCGTCAGCACCAAGGACTACCTGGATCCTCCTCCGACGCTGCTGTTTGACGCCGGCGAGTTGGGCAAGTGGTCACTCTACCGCGCCGTCATCGCCGAGTTCACCGCCACGCTTCTCTTCGTCTAcgtcgccatcgccaccgtcatcggCCACAAGCGCCAGACAGACGCGGCACCGTGCAGCGGTGCTGGCGTGCTCGGCATCGCCTGGGCCTTCGGCGGCATGATCGCCGTCCTCGTGTACTGCACTGCCGGCATCTCAGGCGGCCACATCAACCCCGCCGTCACTTTCGCCCTCCTACTCGCGCGCAAGGTCTCTCTGCCGCGTGCCCTCCTCTACGTGCTGGCTCAGTGCCTCGGCGCCATCTGCGGCGCGGCGCTTGTGAGGGCCGTGCACGGGGGCCGCCACTACGTGCTGTACGGCGGCGGTGCCAACGAGCTCGCACCGGGGTATTCGCGGACGGCAGGGCTGGTGGCCGAGGCGCTGGGAACCGCCGTGCTGGTGTATACAGTGTTCTCGGCGACGGACCCGAAGCGCATGGCGCGGGACTCCCACGTGGCGGTGCTGGCGCCGCTGGTCATCGGGTTCGCCGTGTTCATGGCGCACCTCGCCACCATTCCTGTCACGGGCACTGGCATCAACCCGGCGAGGAGCTTTGGCGCCGCCGTGGTGTACAATGGCCAGAAGGCCTGGGACGAGCAGTGGATCTTCTGGGTCGGGCCGTTCGtcggcgccgccgtcgccatgTTGTACCACCAGTACGTCCTCAGGAACGGAGCCACCAAGCACTCCTTCGGCTCCAACCACGACGACGTGGAGGCCTAG